The DNA sequence TGCGTGCCGTCTCGCGTGCGAACTCGCACGGGGCGGCGATGCGGGGTGGGGGAGCCCCCCACCCCGCATGTGATCCGCTTGGGTCTATCGCGTCCCTCTTTCGGCGAGCGCCTTGACCTCTGCTGCGTTGCTGGCATCCACGAAGCCAGGGCCGGTGAGCACCGGCAGGCCGCCGCCGACGGTGTTCAGGTTGGTGTTGTACAGGTAGAGGAAGACGACAGGCAGGTATCCCTGGAGGTACTGCTGCTGATCGATGGCGAAGGCGATCTCGCCCGCCTCGATGGCGTCCAGGACGGCCGGGCTGAGGTCGAAGGTCGCCATCTTGTGATCGCCACCCACGGCCTTGATGGCGTCGCGCGCGGCGATGGCGATGTCGGGGTTGAGGGTGAGGATGGCGTCGATGGTGTCATCCGAGGTGAGCTTGTCCTGGATGCTGGCCAGGGTGCCCGCGATGTCGCGGGTGCCGGTCGTGGCGACGTTGAAGCGCTCGACCTCGCCGTTGAAGGTGTCGGCCAGGCCGTCACAGCGCTGCTCCAGCCCGATGTTGGCCTCCTCGTGGATCACGCAGAGCACCTTCGTGACGCCCATCGCGTTGAACCGCTCGCCCGCGCCCTGCCCGGCCACGAACTCCGTCTGGCCGACATGGGTGAGGGCGCCCAGCTCCTTGTACACGTCCACGCCGGAGTTGATGGTGATCACCGGGATGCCGGCGTCCACAGCCTTCTTGACCGCGTCCTTGAGCGCGTCCGGGTTGGCCAGGGAGACGATGATCCCGTCCACGCCCTCGCTGACGTAGGTCTCCACCAGCTGCGCCTGCTCTGTGGGATCGGAGCTGCCGCCCGACTTCAGCTCGATGCCGTAGGTCTCGGCCGCGTCGTAGGCACCTCGCTCCACCACGCCCCAGAAGCTATCCTCGGCGGGGTTGGCGTGGACGGACAGACCGAAGACCAGGCCTGCCTGGGTGACCTGTGGTGCCTCCTCGGCCGGCTGAGTTGCCGCCTCCTCGGCGGGTTGGGGGGCGGCTGGCGGCGCGCCCGCGCAACCGGCGAGCGTCAGCAATACGGCGGATACCAGCAACAGGGAGACGATCTTCAAGCGAGACATGAGATACCTCCTCCTTAGCTTAGCTTAGGTTTGGCGGATATCTGAGTCGGACCACCTGTAGGAGCACGAACACACGGTGTCTCTTCCTCATCACCTCCTTTCCTCGGTTGTGGGGGAGACGGGCACACTGGTGAATGGGTATGCGATCCCTGGTCCACCAGTTCCCAGTCCACAGGTGGAACCTTCTGAGAGTTTCCTATCGTCGCGCCTGACGGCTTCGACGATAGCGTTTGCAGCCTCGGCCAGTTTATTGCGGGTGATGATGGGGCTCAATCTGAGCCATCAGGGGTTATGAAGACGGAGAGATCTCGTCGAGTTTGACCGGGCGGTTTTCTTCATAAGATTTGCGGGCCGCATATCCCATCACCACCGGG is a window from the Chloroflexota bacterium genome containing:
- a CDS encoding sugar ABC transporter substrate-binding protein, translating into MSRLKIVSLLLVSAVLLTLAGCAGAPPAAPQPAEEAATQPAEEAPQVTQAGLVFGLSVHANPAEDSFWGVVERGAYDAAETYGIELKSGGSSDPTEQAQLVETYVSEGVDGIIVSLANPDALKDAVKKAVDAGIPVITINSGVDVYKELGALTHVGQTEFVAGQGAGERFNAMGVTKVLCVIHEEANIGLEQRCDGLADTFNGEVERFNVATTGTRDIAGTLASIQDKLTSDDTIDAILTLNPDIAIAARDAIKAVGGDHKMATFDLSPAVLDAIEAGEIAFAIDQQQYLQGYLPVVFLYLYNTNLNTVGGGLPVLTGPGFVDASNAAEVKALAERGTR